One window of the Eucalyptus grandis isolate ANBG69807.140 chromosome 8, ASM1654582v1, whole genome shotgun sequence genome contains the following:
- the LOC104456284 gene encoding vesicle transport protein GOT1 isoform X2: MAFEMDEQKKIGLGLIGFGIFFSFLGVLLFFDRGLLALGNILWLAGVAVLLGWYSTWKIFSNRANYKGSASFLLGLFFIFVRWPILGIIFELYGCIVLFGGFWPSVKVFLYQIPVLGWIIQYPILLLGRLGGGSGR, from the exons ATGGCGTTCGAAATGGACGAGCAGAAGA AGATTGGGCTCGGACTTATAGGTTTtggcatcttcttctcctttctcggagtgcttcttttctttgacagGGGCTTACTTGCTCTTGGGAAT ATCCTCTGGTTGGCTGGGGTTGCCGTTCTGCTTGGTTGGTATTCTACATGGAAAATTTTTTCGAACAGAGCAAACTACAAG GGTTCAGCATCTTTCCTTCTGGGGCTCTTCTTTATATTTGTTCGTTGGCCAATACTGGGAATTATCTTTGAACTATACGGCTGCATTGTTCTCTTTGG TGGTTTTTGGCCGTCGGTGAAAGTGTTCCTTTATCAGATTCCAGTTCTTGGATGGATTATTCAATATCCGATTTTG CTTCTTGGTCGTTTGGGAGGTGGCTCTGGCAGATAA
- the LOC104456284 gene encoding vesicle transport protein GOT1 isoform X1 has translation MDSYVAMRPGFQIGLGLIGFGIFFSFLGVLLFFDRGLLALGNILWLAGVAVLLGWYSTWKIFSNRANYKGSASFLLGLFFIFVRWPILGIIFELYGCIVLFGGFWPSVKVFLYQIPVLGWIIQYPILLLGRLGGGSGR, from the exons ATGGACAGTTACGTAGCGATGCGCCCCGGATTTC AGATTGGGCTCGGACTTATAGGTTTtggcatcttcttctcctttctcggagtgcttcttttctttgacagGGGCTTACTTGCTCTTGGGAAT ATCCTCTGGTTGGCTGGGGTTGCCGTTCTGCTTGGTTGGTATTCTACATGGAAAATTTTTTCGAACAGAGCAAACTACAAG GGTTCAGCATCTTTCCTTCTGGGGCTCTTCTTTATATTTGTTCGTTGGCCAATACTGGGAATTATCTTTGAACTATACGGCTGCATTGTTCTCTTTGG TGGTTTTTGGCCGTCGGTGAAAGTGTTCCTTTATCAGATTCCAGTTCTTGGATGGATTATTCAATATCCGATTTTG CTTCTTGGTCGTTTGGGAGGTGGCTCTGGCAGATAA